From a single Methanofollis sp. W23 genomic region:
- a CDS encoding hemolysin family protein: MSYLFEIALIVILIVLNGIFAMSEFAIVSAKKVRLQQRAEKGDTGSAAALALAEQPTTFLSTIQIGITLVGILAGAFGGATVAAGIVPFFQEVPALAPYSQVLSITLVVLAITYLTLIFGELVPKRIALNKTEEIASVVARPMHILSVVATPVVFVLTCSTEAVLKVMGIRDSAEPPVTEEEIKIMLEEGAEAGVFERSELSMVEGIFDLDDRRVESLMTPRPHVVALDLDDSDAENVKTMIQSGRSRFPVYEGDQENIIGMVSVKNVLAKMEEGTSPAIRAAMTEPFFVPEGLQVLKLIESFKQTGLNIALVTDEYGSVQGLVTLHDVLEAIVGDVRTLRERAEVPVVVREDGSWLIDGSTAIENVKDVLSVEVFPGEEEGRYHSIAGLIMYVLERIPRTGDYIELDDLRYEVVDMDGNRVDKVLVTPLPPDPAPTA, encoded by the coding sequence ATGTCGTATCTCTTTGAGATTGCTCTTATTGTTATCCTTATTGTGCTCAATGGCATCTTTGCGATGTCTGAATTCGCAATCGTCTCGGCCAAAAAGGTCAGACTCCAGCAACGTGCAGAAAAAGGGGATACTGGATCTGCTGCGGCCCTTGCACTTGCAGAACAGCCGACGACGTTCCTCTCGACGATCCAGATCGGGATCACCCTCGTGGGGATCCTTGCCGGTGCTTTTGGTGGGGCGACGGTTGCGGCGGGCATCGTCCCCTTCTTCCAGGAGGTCCCTGCCCTGGCCCCCTACAGCCAGGTGCTGAGCATCACCCTGGTGGTCCTGGCCATCACCTACCTGACCCTGATCTTCGGGGAACTCGTCCCCAAGCGCATCGCCCTCAACAAGACCGAGGAGATCGCCTCGGTCGTGGCACGCCCGATGCACATCCTCTCGGTCGTCGCCACACCGGTCGTCTTCGTGCTCACCTGTTCGACCGAGGCGGTGCTCAAGGTCATGGGGATCAGAGACTCTGCAGAGCCCCCGGTCACCGAGGAGGAGATCAAGATCATGCTCGAGGAGGGGGCCGAGGCCGGGGTCTTTGAGCGGTCTGAGTTGAGTATGGTGGAAGGCATCTTCGACCTCGACGACCGGCGGGTCGAGTCCCTGATGACGCCCCGCCCCCATGTCGTCGCCCTCGACCTTGATGACTCAGATGCCGAGAACGTGAAGACGATGATCCAGAGCGGGCGCTCCAGGTTCCCGGTCTATGAAGGGGATCAGGAGAACATCATCGGCATGGTCTCGGTGAAGAACGTGCTGGCAAAGATGGAGGAGGGCACCTCGCCGGCGATCAGGGCAGCCATGACAGAACCCTTCTTTGTCCCTGAGGGTCTTCAGGTCCTGAAACTCATCGAGTCGTTCAAGCAGACCGGGTTGAATATTGCCCTGGTCACTGACGAGTACGGGAGTGTGCAGGGGCTTGTCACCCTCCATGATGTGTTGGAGGCGATCGTGGGCGACGTCCGTACCCTCAGGGAACGGGCAGAGGTACCGGTGGTCGTCAGGGAGGACGGGTCGTGGCTGATCGATGGGAGCACCGCGATCGAGAATGTGAAGGACGTGCTCTCGGTGGAGGTCTTCCCTGGAGAAGAGGAGGGGCGCTACCACTCGATTGCCGGGCTGATCATGTATGTCCTGGAGCGGATCCCGCGGACCGGGGATTACATCGAACTGGACGACCTGCGCTACGAGGTGGTGGACATGGACGGCAACCGCGTGGACAAGGTGCTGGTCACCCCGCTCCCCCCCGACCCTGCGCCGACGGCATAG
- a CDS encoding GTP-binding protein has product MSGLEDQIKEIEDEIQRTSYNKATSKHIGRLKAKVAKMKEEAVQRAMSSAGGGEGYSVKKSGDGTVVLVGFPSVGKSTLLNRLTGKESEIAAYAFTTLTVVPGVLEHKGAKIQILDIPGLIAGAAMGKGRGKEVIAVVRSADLILLLGDVYNGKHLDVLMRELYDAGIRINRPKPDITIKKASSGGIRLNYVGRESLDLDEVRSILAENKINNADVLIRGDVTQDDFIDAMIGNRVYVPAFAAVNKVDLVDDEMRKEVKETVTGRFGEEPYMISAHSGYNVEELKDAIYDHLGFMRLYMKPLGGKADMEEPLIVRSGSTVEEVCQRLHRDFVDKFKYAKVWGNSVKHDAQRVGLQHVLADEDIITIVSRF; this is encoded by the coding sequence ATGAGTGGTCTTGAAGATCAGATCAAAGAGATCGAGGATGAGATCCAGCGGACGTCCTATAACAAGGCCACCTCCAAACACATCGGTCGCCTGAAGGCGAAAGTTGCCAAGATGAAGGAGGAAGCCGTTCAGCGGGCGATGAGTTCTGCCGGCGGCGGCGAAGGCTATTCAGTCAAGAAGTCAGGGGACGGGACAGTCGTGCTTGTCGGCTTCCCGTCGGTGGGGAAGTCCACTCTCCTCAACCGGCTCACCGGCAAGGAGAGCGAGATTGCAGCCTATGCCTTCACCACCCTCACGGTCGTGCCTGGTGTCCTTGAGCACAAGGGGGCGAAGATCCAGATCCTCGATATCCCTGGGCTCATTGCCGGTGCGGCGATGGGCAAGGGGCGTGGCAAGGAAGTGATCGCCGTCGTCCGGAGTGCCGACCTGATCCTTCTTCTTGGTGATGTCTATAATGGCAAACACCTCGACGTCCTGATGCGTGAACTCTATGATGCCGGTATCAGGATCAACAGGCCAAAGCCCGACATCACCATTAAGAAGGCTTCAAGCGGGGGTATCAGGCTCAACTATGTTGGGAGAGAATCTCTCGACCTCGACGAGGTCCGCTCGATCCTTGCCGAGAACAAGATCAACAATGCCGACGTCCTCATCCGCGGCGATGTCACGCAGGACGACTTCATCGACGCCATGATCGGCAACCGGGTCTATGTCCCGGCCTTTGCCGCGGTCAACAAGGTCGACCTTGTCGATGACGAGATGAGGAAGGAGGTCAAGGAGACGGTCACCGGGCGCTTTGGTGAAGAGCCCTATATGATCTCGGCCCACTCAGGATATAATGTCGAGGAACTGAAGGACGCGATCTATGACCACCTTGGGTTCATGCGCCTGTACATGAAACCCCTGGGTGGCAAGGCGGATATGGAAGAACCCCTCATCGTCAGGTCCGGCTCAACGGTCGAGGAAGTCTGTCAGCGGCTCCACCGCGACTTTGTCGACAAGTTCAAGTACGCCAAGGTCTGGGGGAACTCGGTCAAGCACGATGCCCAGCGGGTCGGTCTCCAGCATGTCCTTGCCGACGAGGACATCATCACGATCGTCTCGCGGTTCTGA